A region of Microbacterium suwonense DNA encodes the following proteins:
- the clpS gene encoding ATP-dependent Clp protease adapter ClpS — translation MSIPASVPVADEQLTSAPLVPWQLVVWDDPVNLMSYVARIFRTYFGYPEEKATLLMLAVHNEGHAVIATGPRETMEMHAQAMHGFGLWATVRKAPQ, via the coding sequence CATCCCGGCATCCGTTCCCGTCGCCGACGAGCAGCTCACATCGGCTCCGCTGGTGCCGTGGCAGCTGGTCGTCTGGGACGATCCCGTCAATCTGATGAGCTACGTCGCACGGATCTTCCGCACCTACTTCGGCTACCCGGAGGAGAAGGCGACGCTCCTCATGCTGGCCGTGCACAACGAAGGCCATGCAGTCATCGCCACCGGCCCGCGCGAGACGATGGAGATGCACGCTCAGGCGATGCACGGCTTCGGGCTGTGGGCCACCGTGCGGAAGGCACCGCAGTGA
- a CDS encoding DUF2017 family protein: MSGGALNVAFAEIEGRHLLAVVDEFITLLDGPRDGDDDALNRLTPNPYPNDRDAAGEYRRSTREELLDQRLVDALAVRTALDGFEAEQTADVATDVTVPRSELDAWLRTLSAIRLVLASRLGIDKDDAHDPDDVRFGTYDWLGYRLELLVQLADQHDAR; this comes from the coding sequence GTGAGCGGCGGCGCACTGAACGTGGCCTTCGCCGAGATCGAAGGGCGGCATCTGCTCGCGGTGGTGGACGAGTTCATCACGCTGCTGGATGGCCCTCGCGACGGCGACGACGATGCACTGAACAGGCTCACGCCGAATCCTTATCCGAACGATCGCGACGCAGCCGGCGAATACCGTCGCAGCACGCGCGAGGAGCTGCTCGATCAGCGGCTGGTGGATGCGCTGGCAGTGCGCACCGCGCTGGACGGCTTCGAGGCCGAGCAGACCGCCGATGTCGCCACCGACGTCACAGTCCCCCGCTCCGAGCTGGATGCCTGGCTGCGCACGCTCTCCGCCATCCGCCTCGTGCTCGCCTCACGACTGGGCATCGACAAGGACGACGCACATGACCCGGACGATGTGCGCTTCGGCACCTACGACTGGCTGGGTTATCGGCTGGAGCTCCTCGTGCAGTTGGCAGACCAGCACGACGCACGCTGA
- the dinB gene encoding DNA polymerase IV, translating into MGRGDGSGRLVSSEDADDTGTGILHVDMDAFYASVEVLHDPSLRGLPLIIGAPDGRSVVSSASYEARRFGVRSAMPVSQALRLCPHARVVPPDFTKYRAASSAVMEIFHSVTPLVEQLSIDEAFLDVRGVRRLWGTPGQIAVLLRRRVHDEVGITCSVGVAATKHIAKMASTISKPDGMLIVPAARTQEFLDPRPVGAMWGVGPKAVEALERRGIRLIRDVRETPFESLSRAVGPALAQRMQQLAHGEDARPVETERVEKSLGHEETFDRDITDADVLRSELLRLGDRVGARLRSAGWRAGAVAIKIRFADFSTVSRTVSLTEPTEVGQRIGETAVALFDQLERRDPVRLVGVRAEKLGESGGGALALWDDDEEQRRLEGTLDDARARFGVGMITRARHVGRGAERTASDAPRPFGRE; encoded by the coding sequence ATGGGACGCGGAGACGGATCGGGACGCCTCGTCTCGTCCGAGGATGCCGATGACACCGGCACCGGGATCCTGCATGTCGACATGGATGCGTTCTACGCCTCCGTGGAGGTGCTGCACGACCCTTCGCTGCGCGGGCTTCCGCTGATCATCGGCGCCCCGGATGGCCGATCGGTGGTCTCCAGCGCATCCTATGAGGCGCGTCGGTTCGGCGTGCGCAGCGCGATGCCGGTCTCCCAGGCTCTCCGGCTGTGCCCACATGCCCGCGTGGTGCCGCCCGACTTCACGAAGTACCGGGCGGCATCCTCCGCAGTGATGGAGATCTTCCATAGCGTGACCCCGCTCGTCGAACAGCTCTCGATCGACGAGGCGTTCCTCGATGTGCGCGGTGTGCGGCGGCTGTGGGGAACACCGGGTCAGATCGCCGTGCTGCTGCGCCGGCGCGTGCATGACGAGGTCGGCATCACCTGCAGCGTGGGCGTCGCGGCCACCAAGCACATCGCGAAGATGGCGTCGACCATCTCCAAACCCGATGGCATGCTGATCGTGCCGGCGGCGCGCACGCAGGAGTTCCTCGACCCCCGACCGGTCGGCGCGATGTGGGGAGTGGGCCCGAAAGCCGTGGAGGCGCTCGAACGCCGCGGGATCCGACTCATCCGTGACGTGCGCGAGACCCCGTTCGAGTCGCTGTCGCGGGCCGTCGGGCCCGCACTGGCACAGCGGATGCAGCAGCTTGCGCACGGTGAGGACGCGCGCCCTGTCGAGACGGAGCGGGTCGAGAAGAGCCTCGGCCATGAGGAGACCTTCGACCGCGACATCACCGATGCCGACGTGCTGCGCTCGGAGCTGCTGCGCCTGGGAGACCGGGTCGGTGCGCGGCTGCGGTCGGCCGGCTGGCGTGCCGGGGCTGTCGCCATCAAGATTCGCTTCGCCGACTTCTCCACGGTCAGCCGTACGGTCTCACTCACCGAGCCGACCGAGGTCGGCCAGCGCATCGGCGAGACCGCCGTGGCGCTGTTCGATCAGCTGGAGCGCCGTGATCCGGTGCGTCTGGTGGGTGTGCGCGCCGAGAAGCTCGGTGAGAGCGGGGGCGGCGCACTGGCTCTGTGGGATGACGACGAAGAGCAGCGTCGGCTGGAGGGCACGCTCGATGACGCACGGGCAAGATTCGGGGTGGGCATGATCACCCGCGCACGACACGTCGGGCGCGGCGCGGAGCGTACGGCATCCGACGCACCCCGGCCTTTCGGGCGTGAGTGA
- the gatB gene encoding Asp-tRNA(Asn)/Glu-tRNA(Gln) amidotransferase subunit GatB: MAAAKLMDYDKALELFEPVLGFEVHVELNTRTKMFSDAPNPANEEFHGAEPNTLIAPVDLGLPGSLPVVNATAVRSSISLGLALGCSIAESCRFARKNYFYPDLGKNYQISQYDEPIAFEGSVEVELEDGTLVTIPVERAHMEEDAGKLTHMGGSTGRIQGAEYSLVDYNRAGVPLVEIVTKPIFGAEHRAPEYAKAYIAAIRDIVRGLGISEARLERGNLRCDANVSLRPRGQEKLGTRTETKNVNSMRSVERAVKYEIQRQAQILADGGTITQETRHWHEDSGTTSPGRPKSDADDYRYFPEPDLLPVQPSRELVEELRAALPEQPIARRRRLKAEWGFTDLEYQDVRNGGLVDVVEATIAAGTSPAAARKWWTGEITRVANAAEREATELISPENVAVLQQLVDDGTLTDKLARQVLDGVIAGEGTPQQVVDARGLAVVSDDGALIAAIDEALTAQPDVMAKIKDGKVQAAGAIIGAVMKAMKGQADAARVRELILERAAQ, translated from the coding sequence ATGGCCGCCGCAAAGCTGATGGACTACGACAAGGCGCTGGAGCTGTTCGAGCCGGTGCTCGGCTTCGAGGTGCACGTCGAGCTGAACACCCGCACCAAGATGTTCTCCGACGCACCCAATCCCGCCAATGAGGAGTTCCACGGCGCTGAGCCGAACACGCTGATCGCCCCCGTCGATCTGGGGCTTCCCGGTTCGCTGCCCGTCGTCAACGCGACGGCGGTGCGCTCCTCGATCAGCCTGGGCCTGGCGCTGGGATGCTCGATTGCGGAGTCATGCCGCTTCGCGCGCAAGAACTACTTCTACCCCGATCTGGGCAAGAACTACCAGATCTCGCAGTATGACGAGCCGATCGCGTTCGAGGGATCCGTCGAGGTCGAGCTGGAGGACGGCACGCTCGTGACCATCCCCGTCGAGCGCGCGCACATGGAGGAGGATGCCGGAAAGCTCACCCACATGGGCGGCTCCACCGGCCGCATCCAGGGCGCGGAGTACTCGCTCGTGGACTACAACCGGGCAGGCGTGCCGCTGGTCGAGATCGTGACCAAGCCGATCTTCGGCGCCGAGCACCGCGCACCCGAGTACGCCAAGGCGTACATCGCGGCGATCCGCGACATCGTCCGCGGCCTGGGCATCTCCGAGGCGCGCCTGGAGCGCGGCAACCTGCGCTGCGATGCGAACGTGTCGCTGCGACCGCGCGGTCAGGAGAAGCTGGGCACCCGCACCGAGACGAAGAACGTCAACTCGATGCGCTCCGTCGAGCGTGCGGTCAAGTACGAGATCCAGCGTCAGGCGCAGATCCTCGCTGACGGGGGCACCATCACGCAGGAGACCCGCCACTGGCACGAGGACTCCGGCACGACCTCACCGGGGCGGCCGAAGTCGGATGCCGACGACTATCGCTACTTCCCCGAACCTGACCTGCTGCCCGTGCAGCCGTCGCGCGAGCTGGTCGAAGAGCTGCGTGCGGCGCTTCCCGAGCAGCCGATCGCACGGCGTCGTCGGCTGAAGGCGGAGTGGGGCTTCACCGACCTGGAGTATCAGGACGTGCGCAACGGCGGGCTCGTGGACGTCGTCGAAGCGACGATCGCGGCCGGCACCTCGCCTGCGGCGGCGCGCAAGTGGTGGACGGGCGAGATCACCCGCGTCGCCAATGCTGCCGAGCGCGAGGCGACGGAGCTGATCAGCCCCGAGAACGTCGCCGTACTGCAGCAGCTGGTGGATGACGGCACGCTCACCGACAAGCTCGCCCGGCAGGTGCTCGATGGCGTCATCGCCGGGGAGGGCACGCCGCAGCAGGTTGTGGATGCCCGGGGCCTGGCGGTCGTCTCGGACGACGGTGCGTTGATCGCGGCGATCGATGAGGCGCTCACCGCGCAGCCGGATGTGATGGCGAAGATCAAGGATGGCAAGGTACAGGCGGCCGGCGCGATCATCGGTGCGGTAATGAAGGCGATGAAGGGCCAGGCTGACGCCGCGCGCGTGCGCGAGCTGATTCTGGAGCGCGCAGCACAGTAA
- the gatA gene encoding Asp-tRNA(Asn)/Glu-tRNA(Gln) amidotransferase subunit GatA produces MSDIIRLTAAELGEKLAAGEISSTEATQAHLDRIAAVDGDVHAFLHINEHALAAAADIDSRRAAGEQLGPIAGVPLAIKDVLVTTDQPSTSGSKILEGYMSPFDATVVARSRTAGLVPLGKTNMDEFAMGSSTEHSAYGPTRNPWDLERIPGGSGGGSAAAVAAFEAPLALGSDTGGSIRQPAHVTGTVGIKPTYGGVSRYGSIALASSLDQVGPVARTVLDAGLLHDVIGGHDPKDSTSLPDQWPSFAAAAREGADGGVLKGLKVGVVAELPDSGFQPGVAASFRDSLALMQAQGAEIVEISAPHFEYGVAAYYLILPAEASSNLAKFDSVRFGLRVTPEGGGTVEDVMSLTREAGFGPEVKRRIILGTYALSAGYYDAYYGSAQKVRTLIQQDFDAAFAQVDVIATPSAPTTAFKIGEKIDDPLQMYLNDLTTIPANLAGVPGISIPSGLSEEDGLPVGIQFLAPAREDARLYRVGASLEAALLDSWGAPLLQKAPALGGAR; encoded by the coding sequence GTGAGCGACATCATCCGACTCACCGCCGCAGAACTCGGCGAGAAACTGGCCGCCGGCGAGATCTCCAGCACGGAGGCGACGCAGGCGCACCTCGATCGCATCGCCGCAGTGGACGGCGACGTGCACGCCTTCCTGCACATCAACGAGCACGCCCTCGCGGCGGCCGCTGACATCGATTCGCGCCGCGCTGCGGGCGAGCAGCTCGGTCCGATCGCCGGCGTTCCGCTGGCGATCAAGGACGTTCTCGTCACCACCGACCAGCCCTCGACCAGCGGATCGAAGATCCTGGAGGGCTACATGTCGCCCTTCGACGCCACTGTGGTCGCGCGCTCGCGGACCGCAGGTCTGGTGCCGCTGGGCAAGACCAACATGGACGAGTTCGCGATGGGCTCCTCGACCGAGCACTCCGCCTACGGCCCGACCCGGAACCCGTGGGACCTGGAGCGCATCCCCGGTGGCTCGGGAGGCGGCTCCGCCGCTGCCGTGGCCGCGTTCGAGGCACCGCTCGCCCTCGGCTCCGACACCGGCGGCTCGATCCGTCAGCCCGCGCACGTCACGGGCACCGTCGGCATCAAGCCCACCTACGGCGGCGTGAGCCGCTATGGATCGATCGCGCTGGCCTCCAGTCTCGACCAGGTGGGGCCGGTCGCCCGCACCGTGCTCGATGCCGGTCTGTTGCACGACGTGATCGGCGGACACGATCCGAAGGACTCCACCTCGCTGCCGGATCAGTGGCCGTCATTCGCGGCCGCCGCACGCGAGGGCGCGGACGGCGGAGTGCTCAAGGGACTGAAGGTCGGAGTCGTCGCCGAACTGCCCGATTCCGGCTTCCAGCCCGGTGTCGCAGCATCCTTCCGGGACTCGCTCGCACTCATGCAGGCGCAGGGCGCTGAGATCGTGGAGATCTCCGCCCCGCACTTCGAGTACGGCGTGGCCGCCTACTACCTGATCCTCCCCGCCGAGGCATCCAGCAACCTGGCGAAGTTCGACTCCGTGCGCTTCGGCCTGCGCGTCACCCCGGAGGGCGGCGGAACCGTGGAGGATGTGATGTCGCTCACCCGTGAGGCCGGCTTCGGCCCCGAGGTGAAGCGCCGCATCATCCTCGGCACCTACGCGCTCTCGGCGGGCTACTACGACGCGTACTACGGCAGCGCGCAGAAGGTGCGCACCCTGATCCAGCAGGACTTCGATGCGGCATTCGCGCAGGTAGACGTCATCGCGACACCGTCGGCGCCGACCACGGCGTTCAAGATCGGCGAGAAGATCGACGACCCGCTGCAGATGTACCTGAACGATCTGACGACGATCCCGGCGAACCTCGCCGGCGTCCCCGGGATCTCGATCCCGTCGGGGCTGTCGGAGGAAGACGGCCTGCCGGTCGGCATCCAGTTCCTCGCGCCCGCGCGTGAAGATGCCCGACTGTACCGCGTGGGTGCCTCACTGGAGGCCGCGCTGCTGGATTCGTGGGGTGCGCCCCTGCTGCAGAAGGCACCCGCCCTGGGAGGAGCACGCTGA
- the gatC gene encoding Asp-tRNA(Asn)/Glu-tRNA(Gln) amidotransferase subunit GatC, whose translation MSEITPDLVRHLGVLARIQLSDDEVTQLTGQLDVIVDNIAKVSEVATADVPATSHPIAMSNVFRPDEVGQTLTHEQVLQNAPDAVDGRFRVTAILGEEQ comes from the coding sequence GTGTCTGAAATCACCCCCGATCTCGTGCGCCATCTCGGCGTGCTCGCGCGCATCCAGCTCTCCGACGACGAGGTGACGCAGCTGACCGGTCAGCTCGACGTCATCGTCGACAACATCGCCAAGGTCTCGGAGGTGGCGACCGCCGATGTGCCGGCGACCAGCCATCCGATCGCCATGAGCAACGTCTTCCGGCCCGACGAGGTCGGTCAGACGCTCACCCACGAACAGGTGCTGCAGAACGCACCGGATGCCGTGGACGGCCGATTCCGGGTCACCGCGATCCTGGGGGAGGAGCAGTGA
- a CDS encoding DEAD/DEAH box helicase, whose translation MPSADPASETAAAPAEEASAPGFEELGITGPVLKAVRDLGYETPSPIQAATIPLLLEGRDVLGTAQTGTGKTAAFALPVLEHLDFSQKTPQALVLAPTRELALQVCEAFESYSSRMKDVRVLPVYGGQGYGVQLSALRRGVHIVVGTPGRIMDHQAKGTLDLSELKYLVLDEADEMLKMGFAEDVEQILAQTPKDKQVALFSATMPAAIRRLAQQYLNAPEEIAIKGKTTTNQNITQRYLIVSYQQKVDALTRILEVENFDGMIVFVRTKNETETLAEKLRARGYSAAAINGDVPQVQRERSVNQLKDGKLDILVATDVAARGLDVERISHVVNFDIPTDTESYVHRIGRTGRAGRKGDAISFITPRERYLLKHIEKATRQQPAQMQLPTTEDVNSTRLARFDDAITAALEERDRIEAFRDIIDHYVRHNDVPETDVAAALAIVAQGATPLLLDPENDPLSRAVERDNRPPRDRQDRGGDRADRGPRERRGRGDYAAYRIEVGRRHRVEPRQIVGALANEGGLGRDDFGAIAIKPDFSIVELPRNLDSAVLDKLRDTRISGRLIEIKPDRGVPNRRTPRDGFAPREGGRERRFERDDRPARKPRHKG comes from the coding sequence GTGCCCTCCGCCGATCCCGCTTCCGAGACCGCCGCGGCCCCCGCCGAGGAGGCGAGCGCACCCGGCTTCGAGGAGCTCGGCATCACCGGCCCGGTACTCAAGGCCGTACGCGATCTCGGCTACGAGACACCGTCTCCCATCCAGGCCGCCACCATCCCGCTGCTGCTGGAAGGCCGCGATGTGCTCGGCACCGCGCAGACCGGCACCGGCAAGACCGCCGCCTTCGCTCTGCCCGTGCTCGAGCACCTCGACTTCAGCCAGAAGACCCCGCAGGCGCTGGTGCTCGCCCCGACCCGCGAGCTGGCACTGCAGGTGTGTGAGGCGTTCGAGTCGTACTCGTCGCGGATGAAGGACGTGCGGGTGCTGCCGGTCTACGGCGGGCAGGGGTATGGCGTACAGCTGTCGGCACTGCGACGCGGCGTTCACATCGTCGTCGGCACACCCGGCCGGATCATGGATCACCAGGCCAAGGGCACTCTCGACCTGTCCGAGCTGAAGTATCTCGTGCTGGACGAAGCCGATGAGATGTTGAAGATGGGCTTCGCCGAGGACGTCGAGCAGATCCTCGCGCAGACGCCGAAGGACAAGCAGGTCGCGCTGTTCTCCGCGACCATGCCGGCGGCGATCCGGCGCCTGGCGCAGCAGTACCTGAACGCGCCGGAAGAGATCGCGATCAAGGGCAAGACAACCACCAACCAGAACATCACCCAGCGCTACCTGATCGTCTCCTATCAGCAGAAGGTGGATGCGCTCACCCGCATCCTCGAGGTGGAGAACTTCGACGGGATGATCGTGTTCGTCCGCACGAAGAACGAGACCGAGACGCTCGCCGAGAAGCTGCGCGCCCGCGGCTACTCCGCCGCAGCCATCAACGGAGATGTGCCCCAGGTGCAGCGTGAGCGCAGCGTCAACCAGCTCAAGGACGGCAAGCTCGACATCCTGGTGGCGACCGATGTCGCCGCGCGCGGACTGGACGTGGAGCGCATCAGCCACGTCGTGAACTTCGATATCCCCACCGACACCGAGTCGTACGTGCATCGCATCGGTCGCACTGGCCGGGCCGGGCGCAAGGGTGACGCCATCAGCTTCATCACCCCGCGCGAGCGCTACCTGCTCAAGCACATCGAGAAGGCGACCCGGCAGCAGCCGGCTCAGATGCAGCTGCCGACCACCGAGGATGTCAATTCGACCCGGCTCGCGCGTTTCGACGATGCCATCACAGCCGCTCTCGAGGAGCGCGACCGCATCGAGGCCTTCCGTGACATCATCGATCACTACGTGCGCCACAATGACGTTCCCGAGACGGATGTGGCAGCCGCGCTCGCGATCGTCGCACAGGGCGCCACTCCCCTGCTGCTCGATCCCGAGAACGATCCGCTGTCCAGAGCCGTGGAGCGCGACAATCGTCCGCCGCGTGACCGTCAGGATCGTGGCGGTGACCGTGCCGACCGCGGGCCGCGCGAGCGACGCGGTCGTGGCGACTACGCGGCCTACCGCATCGAGGTCGGCCGCCGGCACCGCGTGGAGCCACGCCAGATCGTCGGTGCGCTCGCCAACGAGGGCGGGCTGGGGCGTGATGACTTCGGTGCGATCGCTATCAAGCCGGACTTCTCGATCGTGGAGCTTCCCCGGAATCTCGATTCCGCTGTGCTGGATAAGCTGCGGGACACGCGCATCTCGGGTCGCCTGATCGAGATCAAGCCGGATCGGGGCGTCCCGAACCGGCGTACACCCCGTGACGGCTTCGCGCCACGAGAGGGCGGCCGGGAGCGCCGGTTCGAGCGGGATGACCGCCCCGCGCGCAAACCCCGTCATAAGGGCTGA
- a CDS encoding GNAT family N-acetyltransferase, with translation MNDVSVIDLAPGDPRWADALPILQELRPHLTEQLLAQVIAEGGPQGLRFTAVFTGDRCVAVAGWRIIANTSAIRKLYVDDLSTSASVRSRGYGRMLLDELRERAVAAGCSSLDLDSGVQRFDAHRFYLRERMDIVAHHFRRLL, from the coding sequence ATGAACGACGTGTCCGTCATCGATCTCGCCCCTGGCGACCCGCGCTGGGCGGATGCCCTTCCCATCCTGCAGGAGCTGCGTCCGCACCTGACGGAACAGCTGCTCGCGCAGGTGATCGCCGAGGGCGGACCTCAGGGGCTGAGGTTCACCGCTGTGTTCACCGGGGACCGGTGCGTCGCCGTGGCGGGCTGGCGGATCATCGCCAATACCAGCGCGATCCGCAAGCTCTACGTCGACGACCTGTCCACCTCGGCATCCGTGCGTTCCCGCGGGTACGGGCGGATGCTGCTCGACGAGCTGCGCGAGCGCGCGGTGGCCGCGGGCTGCAGTTCACTCGACCTGGACTCCGGCGTGCAGCGCTTCGACGCCCACCGCTTCTACCTGCGCGAACGGATGGACATCGTCGCGCACCACTTCCGACGACTGCTCTGA
- the mnmA gene encoding tRNA 2-thiouridine(34) synthase MnmA: MRILAAMSGGVDSAVAAARAVEAGHDVVGVHLALSRAGGTLRTGSRGCCTIEDALDARRVSDLLGIPFYVWDFSERFRDDVIDDFISEYKAGRTPNPCLRCNEKIKFAALLERAIELGFDAVCTGHYATLVDGENGLELHRASDSAKDQSYVLGVLNAQQLAHTYFPLGSTPSKALVRAEAAERGITVAQKPDSHDICFIPDGDTRGWLAEKVGAETGEVVDRTGAVIGTHEGAHAFTVGQRRGLHLGVPAPDGKPRFVLEVRPVTNTVVVGPKEALAIAEISGERFSWAGAAPSASEFACEVQIRAHSEPVPAQAFVTEAGVRVVPDVPLDGVAPGQSAVLYIGTRVLGQFTIDTTVSAVPVDA, encoded by the coding sequence ATGCGTATTCTGGCGGCGATGAGCGGTGGGGTCGATTCGGCGGTCGCGGCGGCACGCGCCGTCGAAGCCGGCCACGACGTCGTCGGGGTGCATCTCGCGCTCTCTCGAGCCGGCGGAACCCTGCGCACCGGGAGCCGTGGATGCTGCACCATCGAGGACGCCCTCGACGCCAGGCGGGTGTCGGACCTGCTCGGCATCCCGTTCTACGTGTGGGATTTCTCGGAGCGTTTCCGCGACGACGTCATCGACGACTTCATCTCGGAGTACAAGGCGGGGAGAACCCCGAACCCCTGCCTGCGCTGCAACGAGAAGATCAAGTTCGCAGCCCTTCTCGAGCGAGCCATCGAACTCGGCTTCGACGCGGTGTGCACCGGGCACTATGCGACGCTCGTCGACGGTGAGAACGGGCTGGAGCTGCATCGCGCTTCGGACAGCGCCAAGGATCAGTCGTACGTGCTGGGCGTGCTCAACGCCCAGCAGCTCGCGCACACCTACTTCCCGCTCGGCTCCACACCCTCCAAGGCACTTGTGCGGGCCGAGGCGGCCGAGCGCGGCATCACCGTGGCGCAGAAGCCCGACAGCCACGACATCTGCTTCATCCCCGACGGCGACACGCGCGGCTGGCTGGCCGAGAAGGTCGGCGCCGAGACCGGCGAGGTCGTGGATCGCACCGGTGCGGTGATCGGCACGCACGAGGGCGCGCACGCGTTCACGGTCGGCCAGCGCCGCGGGCTGCATCTGGGCGTGCCTGCACCGGACGGGAAGCCCCGCTTCGTGCTCGAAGTGCGTCCGGTGACGAACACCGTCGTCGTCGGCCCCAAGGAGGCCCTCGCGATCGCCGAGATCTCGGGGGAGCGGTTCTCCTGGGCGGGGGCGGCGCCGTCAGCATCCGAGTTCGCGTGCGAGGTGCAGATCCGTGCGCATTCCGAGCCCGTTCCGGCTCAGGCATTCGTGACGGAAGCCGGTGTGCGGGTCGTGCCGGATGTGCCGCTGGACGGCGTCGCCCCCGGTCAGAGCGCCGTGCTGTACATCGGCACCCGGGTGCTGGGGCAGTTCACGATCGACACGACCGTGTCGGCCGTGCCCGTCGACGCCTGA
- a CDS encoding cysteine desulfurase family protein, whose protein sequence is MRFYLDHAATSPLRPAAREAWLAAAEVVGNASSTHGAGQDARRVLEESRERAAAVLGCDPIEVVFTSGGTESINLALHGLWRSRAAEADAIVLPDAEHHATMDTVSALSAEGAAVRAVPVDAVARIDAEAFAAALDGAAVATALVANNEAGTINDAPALARSTAEAGVPLHLDAVAAWGHIPLSFRMLRGEAPPAAGLVAMSVAGHKIGAPVGTGALVVARSARLSPLLHGGSQQRGLRAGTQDVAGAAAFSVALEESAKELEAESVRLLALRERLIAGIRLAVPQAELLGDPVDRVPGNAHVLFPGAVGESLLFLLDMAGVAASTGSACQAGVAEPSHVVLAMGRTEQDARSALRFTLGRTSADADVDAVLAVIADVYARASGPRSASRS, encoded by the coding sequence ATGCGGTTCTACCTCGACCATGCGGCCACCTCCCCGCTTCGACCGGCGGCCCGGGAGGCATGGCTGGCCGCCGCCGAGGTCGTCGGAAACGCCTCGTCGACCCACGGTGCGGGGCAGGATGCGCGCCGGGTGCTCGAGGAATCCCGCGAGCGTGCCGCCGCCGTGCTGGGGTGCGACCCCATCGAGGTGGTCTTCACCTCGGGCGGCACCGAGTCGATCAACCTGGCGCTGCACGGGCTGTGGCGCTCGCGCGCGGCGGAAGCGGATGCGATCGTGCTGCCGGATGCCGAGCATCACGCTACGATGGACACCGTCTCCGCGCTCTCGGCGGAGGGTGCTGCGGTGCGCGCGGTCCCCGTGGATGCGGTCGCACGCATCGATGCCGAGGCGTTCGCCGCCGCACTGGACGGCGCGGCTGTCGCAACGGCTCTGGTGGCGAACAACGAGGCGGGCACGATCAACGACGCTCCGGCGCTGGCTCGTTCCACGGCGGAAGCCGGCGTGCCGCTGCACCTGGATGCGGTGGCGGCGTGGGGGCACATCCCGCTGTCCTTCCGGATGCTGCGCGGCGAGGCGCCACCGGCGGCGGGACTGGTGGCGATGAGCGTCGCCGGGCACAAGATCGGGGCACCGGTCGGCACCGGAGCGCTCGTCGTGGCGCGCTCGGCCCGCCTGAGTCCGCTGCTGCACGGCGGCTCCCAGCAGCGCGGGCTGCGGGCAGGGACGCAGGATGTCGCCGGCGCTGCGGCGTTCTCCGTCGCTTTGGAGGAGTCGGCGAAGGAGCTCGAGGCCGAGAGCGTCCGGCTGCTCGCACTGCGCGAACGGCTGATCGCCGGCATCCGTCTGGCCGTGCCGCAGGCCGAGCTCCTCGGCGACCCGGTCGACCGGGTCCCGGGCAACGCGCATGTGCTGTTCCCCGGCGCGGTGGGGGAGAGCCTGCTGTTCCTGCTCGATATGGCCGGCGTCGCCGCCTCCACAGGGTCGGCCTGTCAAGCGGGTGTCGCCGAGCCCTCGCACGTCGTACTGGCGATGGGCCGCACCGAGCAGGACGCCCGCAGCGCGCTGCGCTTCACGCTGGGCCGCACCTCTGCGGATGCGGATGTCGACGCCGTGCTCGCGGTGATCGCCGACGTGTACGCCCGGGCATCCGGCCCCCGGTCAGCCTCGCGCTCGTAG